One segment of Leeia aquatica DNA contains the following:
- a CDS encoding alkaline phosphatase D family protein: protein MDRRRFLQSSLAGSALALPATRLLAAPAIVGSDAVRPTLPSGIQIGDVTANRALIWTRADRTARMILEWDTSERFANPRRMVGPWATEATDFTSRVDLSGLPAGQQHFVRVSYQDAGTGRTLSEPVVGRFFTPGIVARPVRFVWSGDTAGQGYGINPEWGGMRIYETMRQQHPDFFMHCGDTIYADGPIEAERKVEEGRIWRNLVTEEVSKVAETLNEFRGRYRYNMMDANVRRFASEVPQIWQWDDHEVTNNWSDSKDLSGDKRYQEKNVGVLQARATRAFLEYAPLRPADASEPERIYRQFSHGPLLDVFVVDMRSYRGPNSANLQTSRDHDSDFMGETQLKWLVEGLKRSKATWKAIMADMPIGLHVPDGKLADGTARWEAIANGEDGSPKGREQEIAWLLRELKKQRIHNVVWFTADVHYTAAHHYHPNRAQIGDFDPFWEFVSGPLNAGSFGPNAIDRTFGIEVVFQQAPKEPNTSPLAGLQFFGQVDIDPKSKAMTVSLKDLNNAVLFSKQLQPA, encoded by the coding sequence ATGGATCGTCGTCGTTTTCTGCAATCTTCACTGGCAGGCAGTGCGCTGGCCCTGCCCGCCACCCGCCTGCTGGCCGCCCCGGCCATTGTCGGCTCGGATGCCGTGCGTCCTACCCTGCCCTCCGGCATCCAGATTGGTGATGTCACCGCCAACCGGGCCCTGATCTGGACGCGCGCTGATCGTACTGCCCGCATGATTCTGGAGTGGGACACCAGCGAGCGCTTTGCCAACCCGCGCCGCATGGTGGGCCCGTGGGCCACGGAAGCAACGGACTTCACCAGTCGGGTGGACCTGAGCGGCCTGCCCGCCGGGCAGCAGCATTTTGTGCGGGTAAGCTATCAGGATGCCGGTACCGGCCGCACCCTGTCTGAGCCGGTGGTGGGCCGCTTCTTCACGCCGGGGATAGTGGCACGCCCGGTGCGCTTTGTCTGGTCGGGCGACACCGCCGGTCAGGGCTATGGCATCAACCCGGAATGGGGCGGCATGCGCATCTATGAAACCATGCGCCAGCAGCACCCGGATTTCTTCATGCACTGTGGCGACACCATCTACGCTGATGGCCCGATCGAGGCTGAGCGCAAGGTGGAAGAAGGCCGCATCTGGCGCAATCTGGTGACCGAAGAAGTGAGCAAGGTGGCCGAGACGCTGAACGAGTTCCGCGGTCGCTATCGCTACAACATGATGGATGCCAATGTGCGCCGCTTTGCCAGCGAAGTGCCGCAAATCTGGCAGTGGGACGACCACGAAGTGACCAACAACTGGTCCGACAGCAAGGACCTGAGCGGCGACAAGCGCTATCAGGAAAAGAACGTCGGCGTGCTGCAGGCCCGCGCCACCCGCGCTTTTCTGGAATACGCCCCGCTGCGCCCGGCGGACGCCAGCGAGCCGGAGCGCATCTATCGCCAGTTCAGCCACGGCCCGCTGCTGGACGTGTTTGTGGTGGACATGCGCAGCTATCGCGGCCCTAACAGTGCCAACCTGCAAACCAGCCGCGATCACGATAGCGACTTCATGGGCGAAACCCAGCTCAAGTGGCTGGTCGAAGGGTTGAAGCGCTCCAAAGCCACCTGGAAGGCCATCATGGCCGACATGCCGATTGGCCTGCACGTGCCGGATGGCAAGCTGGCCGACGGCACCGCACGCTGGGAAGCCATCGCCAACGGTGAAGACGGCAGCCCGAAAGGCCGCGAGCAGGAAATCGCCTGGCTGCTGCGCGAGCTGAAGAAGCAGCGCATTCACAATGTGGTGTGGTTCACCGCCGACGTGCACTACACCGCCGCCCACCACTACCACCCCAACCGCGCACAGATTGGCGACTTTGACCCGTTCTGGGAGTTTGTGTCCGGCCCCTTGAACGCAGGCAGCTTTGGCCCGAACGCCATTGACCGTACCTTTGGCATCGAGGTGGTGTTCCAGCAAGCCCCGAAGGAACCGAACACCTCGCCGCTGGCCGGTTTGCAGTTCTTCGGTCAGGTGGACATCGACCCGAAGAGCAAGGCGATGACCGTCTCCCTGAAAGACCTCAACAACGCGGTACTGTTCAGCAAGCAGCTGCAACCCGCCTGA
- a CDS encoding RICIN domain-containing protein, translating into MNRIRKPFIAALITLASATAMADTFQTRWEEVTEPLTVNGNSQFTIEDTGEGFIRIKEKFSNNYLNIETGSLKSTNITPGWHSAQWKVIQTGDGWIRLQNRWKPNQYLHVETGSAKAGPIESGWFSAQWKIIK; encoded by the coding sequence TTGAATCGTATCCGCAAGCCTTTTATCGCCGCCTTGATCACCCTGGCCTCGGCCACCGCCATGGCAGACACCTTCCAGACCCGTTGGGAAGAAGTGACCGAGCCGCTGACGGTCAACGGCAATAGCCAGTTCACCATTGAAGACACCGGCGAAGGTTTTATCCGCATCAAGGAAAAATTCAGCAACAACTACCTGAATATTGAGACCGGCTCGCTCAAGAGCACCAACATCACCCCCGGCTGGCACAGCGCCCAGTGGAAGGTGATCCAGACCGGCGACGGCTGGATCCGCCTGCAAAACCGCTGGAAGCCTAACCAGTACCTCCACGTCGAAACCGGCAGCGCCAAAGCCGGCCCGATTGAATCCGGCTGGTTCAGCGCACAGTGGAAGATCATCAAGTAA
- a CDS encoding NAD-dependent epimerase/dehydratase family protein, translating into MKNVLILGARGRFASAALKAFVADGWQVTALTRPGRQPQPQAGVRWLAMDLQDSQSIAAAAGPIDLVVHGLSPRYTDADWKQHALPMLEASIGITAALGCALMLPGTVYNYGSQLTPQLTPEQDFQPDHYKAQVRVHMEHALKVAVQKGQIRQAIVLRAGDFFGADSGTWLDQAIAKNLHGGVMQWPGPQDVATPWAYLPDLAATAVRVANKRDQLPAFSRLHFAGHQQTGADWAKVLQAIAQQQGWLPQAQALTVKRLPWSILRVVGWFKPEVASLVKLNYLWRTPHALNNRSLEALIGPEPHTPFPQAVAQALQQAGLLTAQTGRAAIAA; encoded by the coding sequence ATGAAAAACGTTCTGATCCTCGGCGCCCGTGGCCGCTTTGCCAGTGCCGCACTCAAAGCCTTCGTGGCCGATGGCTGGCAAGTCACCGCCCTCACCCGTCCCGGCCGCCAACCACAGCCGCAAGCTGGCGTGCGCTGGCTGGCGATGGACCTGCAAGACAGCCAGAGCATCGCCGCCGCTGCGGGCCCGATCGACCTGGTGGTACACGGCCTCAGCCCGCGCTACACCGATGCAGACTGGAAGCAACACGCACTGCCGATGCTGGAAGCCAGCATTGGCATCACAGCGGCACTGGGCTGCGCGCTGATGCTGCCGGGTACCGTCTACAACTATGGCAGCCAGCTGACCCCACAACTGACGCCAGAGCAAGACTTCCAGCCCGACCACTACAAAGCACAGGTCCGGGTACACATGGAACACGCACTGAAAGTGGCGGTGCAAAAAGGTCAGATCCGGCAGGCTATCGTACTGCGGGCGGGCGATTTCTTTGGTGCTGACAGTGGCACCTGGCTGGATCAGGCCATTGCCAAAAACCTGCACGGCGGGGTAATGCAATGGCCAGGGCCGCAAGACGTCGCTACGCCATGGGCTTACCTGCCAGACCTGGCCGCCACGGCAGTACGGGTGGCCAACAAGCGCGATCAGCTCCCCGCCTTCAGCCGCTTGCACTTCGCTGGCCATCAGCAAACCGGCGCAGACTGGGCCAAAGTGCTGCAAGCGATTGCGCAGCAACAAGGCTGGCTGCCACAGGCGCAAGCGCTCACCGTCAAGCGTTTGCCATGGTCTATCCTGCGCGTGGTCGGCTGGTTCAAGCCAGAAGTCGCCAGTCTGGTCAAGCTCAATTACCTGTGGCGCACGCCGCACGCGCTGAACAACCGCTCACTTGAAGCGCTGATTGGCCCGGAGCCGCATACGCCCTTCCCGCAAGCCGTCGCACAGGCCCTGCAGCAGGCTGGATTGCTGACCGCTCAAACAGGGCGTGCCGCCATCGCTGCATGA
- a CDS encoding VOC family protein — translation MHIPSGFNIVTPYFFVRDAESFVRFLIQGLGGEETCRSMRPNGEIANAQVRLGTSTVMISEATPHYPAMAAAYYLYVEDADQAMQLALQHGATLEMAVEDMPYGDRQGGVRDAHGNIWWLSQRLVDEAYQP, via the coding sequence ATGCATATCCCGTCCGGCTTCAATATCGTGACCCCTTACTTCTTTGTGCGGGATGCGGAATCCTTTGTCCGCTTCCTGATTCAGGGTCTCGGTGGGGAGGAAACTTGCCGCAGCATGCGCCCCAATGGTGAGATTGCCAATGCGCAGGTTCGGCTGGGGACCTCCACCGTGATGATCAGCGAAGCCACTCCTCACTATCCAGCGATGGCGGCGGCGTACTACCTCTATGTGGAAGATGCTGATCAGGCCATGCAGCTTGCTCTGCAGCATGGTGCCACGCTGGAGATGGCCGTAGAAGACATGCCGTATGGCGACCGGCAAGGCGGCGTGCGTGATGCGCACGGCAACATCTGGTGGCTGAGCCAGCGCCTGGTGGATGAGGCGTACCAGCCATAA